A window from Shewanella livingstonensis encodes these proteins:
- a CDS encoding ABC transporter permease gives MNSLYFVAFKSILTKEINRFTRIWIQTLVPPAITMTLYFLIFGNLVGSRIGEMGGVTYMEFIAPGLIMMSVITSSYSNVASSFYSAKFQRNIEEIMVAPVPHYVMIAGYVGGGVARGLSVGLIVTTVAMLFVDISLHHVGLVVLTMFLTSVLFSLGGLINAVFAKSFDDISIIPTFILTPLTYLGGVFYSLSLLPPFWQGVSGLNPVVYMINVFRYGFLGFADLSVPLSIAIMVGFCVSLWTLAYYLISRGIGLRS, from the coding sequence ATGAACAGTCTGTATTTTGTGGCTTTTAAAAGTATTTTAACCAAAGAAATTAATCGCTTCACCCGTATTTGGATCCAAACACTAGTGCCGCCAGCCATTACCATGACGTTATACTTTTTAATTTTTGGTAATTTAGTTGGTAGCCGTATCGGAGAAATGGGCGGCGTTACCTACATGGAGTTTATCGCGCCAGGTTTAATCATGATGTCGGTGATAACCAGCTCATATTCTAATGTAGCCTCATCGTTTTACAGCGCCAAGTTTCAACGCAACATTGAAGAAATCATGGTGGCCCCAGTGCCACATTACGTGATGATAGCCGGTTACGTCGGTGGCGGCGTCGCCCGTGGTCTAAGTGTTGGTTTAATTGTTACCACAGTGGCGATGTTGTTTGTTGATATCTCGTTACATCATGTTGGCTTGGTCGTGCTAACCATGTTTTTAACCTCTGTGTTATTTTCACTTGGCGGGTTAATTAATGCGGTATTTGCCAAAAGCTTTGACGACATCAGTATTATTCCAACATTCATTCTCACACCATTAACCTACTTAGGTGGGGTATTTTACTCGTTATCGTTATTGCCACCTTTTTGGCAAGGTGTATCGGGCTTAAACCCAGTTGTGTATATGATCAACGTATTCCGCTATGGCTTTTTAGGTTTTGCTGATTTAAGTGTACCGTTATCGATTGCCATAATGGTTGGTTTTTGTGTCAGCTTATGGACACTGGCTTATTATTTAATATCGCGTGGAATTGGTTTGCGCAGTTAA
- a CDS encoding integron integrase: MAGSGYIEAIRQQIRVRHYSYQTEKSYLYWNRYFIRYFKFTAAKHILPTHIEQFLCFLANERRVSSSTQQQALCALVFAFKHVLAIDTDNLQFPYAKAPTRIPQVLNDAEAKQVIDQLHGKYQLIGCLLYGAGLRLTEALSIRLKDIDFENRTLFVFRGKGKKDRVCILPKMTIDPIQQQMCHVRETHAHDLSQGLGMASLPPSLLKKFGTSAKQLHWQYLFPSIHCVSHPVNDYICRHHIDPTTFRKALKKAVQKTDITKRITAHTFRHSFATNLLRRGHDIRTVQELLGHTDVKTTQIYTHVAGLHQTGVQSPMDYS, from the coding sequence CAACAAATTCGAGTGAGGCATTACAGCTATCAAACTGAAAAATCATACCTTTATTGGAACCGTTATTTTATAAGATATTTTAAATTTACTGCTGCAAAACATATTTTACCTACACACATTGAACAGTTTTTATGTTTTTTAGCAAACGAACGGCGTGTTTCCAGCAGTACCCAACAGCAAGCCCTTTGCGCCCTTGTTTTTGCGTTTAAACATGTACTAGCCATCGATACCGACAATTTGCAGTTCCCGTATGCAAAAGCGCCGACTCGAATTCCGCAGGTTTTAAATGATGCTGAGGCCAAACAAGTTATTGACCAATTACACGGTAAATACCAACTAATTGGCTGTTTATTATATGGCGCGGGGTTAAGATTAACTGAAGCGTTAAGTATTAGACTTAAGGATATCGATTTTGAAAATCGAACTCTTTTTGTATTTAGAGGTAAAGGTAAAAAAGATAGAGTTTGTATTTTACCTAAAATGACCATTGACCCCATACAGCAGCAGATGTGCCACGTACGAGAAACTCATGCTCACGATTTGTCTCAGGGATTAGGGATGGCTTCTTTACCTCCTAGCTTACTCAAAAAGTTTGGCACAAGCGCCAAACAATTACATTGGCAATATCTTTTTCCTTCGATTCACTGTGTGTCACATCCTGTTAATGACTATATATGCAGACATCATATTGACCCAACAACCTTTCGAAAAGCATTAAAAAAAGCAGTTCAGAAAACCGATATCACTAAACGCATTACCGCCCATACTTTTAGGCATTCTTTTGCGACAAACTTACTTAGGCGTGGGCACGACATTAGAACGGTACAGGAGCTATTAGGCCATACCGATGTAAAAACGACCCAAATTTATACTCATGTAGCTGGTTTACACCAAACCGGTGTACAAAGCCCAATGGATTATAGTTAG